One region of Dysidea avara chromosome 1, odDysAvar1.4, whole genome shotgun sequence genomic DNA includes:
- the LOC136248558 gene encoding uncharacterized protein translates to MDTVIKNFTEKLTKALPLDDAVFRSKLDDAGLFYGDLKEEVKAKPTAAQKAEHFLDHGIKSDADNIRRLLKVMEEFNNSSVKSLAREIKVDIDKCCKEPGILSF, encoded by the exons ATGGATACAGTTATCAAGAATTTTACTGAAAAATTAACCAAAGCATTGCCATTGGATGATGCAGTTTTTAGGTCAAAGTTAGATGATGCTGGGCTTTTCTATGGTGACCTTAAGGAGGAAGTGAAGGCTAAACCAACAGCAGCTCAAAAGGCTGAACACTTTCTAGATCATGGAATTAAAAGTGATGCAGATAATATTCGTAGACTACTAAAGGTGATGGAAGAATTTAATAACAGTTCTGTTAAAAGCCTTGCTAGAGAGATAAAAGTTGATATAGATAAATGTTGCAAAGAACCAG gCATCTTATCATTTTGA